From Hymenobacter sediminicola:
TTTAAACGCCAGATGAACCTGGCCCGGGCCCAGCCCGGCACGCAGGCCCGCCAGAAGTTCTCGGCGGCGCTCTACGGCAGCCACCCCTACGGCCGCCCCCTGCCCACCGACGCCGAAATTGATGCCCTAACTATGGCGCAGGTAAAGGCCTTCTATCAGAACCAATATGGCGCCCAGCGCACCGCCATTTTTGTGGCCGGTAAGTTCGATAAAGTCGCCCTGCGCGACGCCATTACCAAAGCCTGGGCTGAGATGCCGCAAGGTCCGGCGCCGCGCATTGAAGTAGCCAAATCCCAGATCCGGCCCGACGTGACCACGCTGGACCGGCCCGGTGCGCCGCAGTCTACCATCGTCATCGGCATGCCCGTCGTGGATCCGTCGCACCCCGACTACATGCGCGTGCGGGTGATGAATTCGCTGCTGGGCGGCTCGTTTGGCTCGCGCATCACGCGCAACATCCGCGAAGATAAAGGCTACACCTACTCGCCCTACAGCTACCTCGAAACGCACTACCGCACCGGTAACTGGAGCCAGAACGCCGACGTGACGACGCAGGAAACCGGCAATTCGCTCAAGGAAATCATGTATGAGATTGAGCGCCTACAGAAAACCCCGCCCACGGCCGAGGAACTGAAAGGTATCCAGAACTACGAGTCGGGCCTGTTTGTGCTGCGCAACTCTACCCCCAGCGGCATAATCGGCCAGCTTAATAGTCTGAACCTGCACGGCCTCCCCGACAGCTACCTCACCGAGCAGGTCAAGAATATCAACGCCGTGACGCCACAGCAGGTGAGCGAAACTGCCCGCAAATACGTCCGTCCCGAGGCCATGACGATTGTGGTTGTCGGGGATAAGAAGATTATTGATCCGCAGATCAAGAAGTTTCAGGCAAGCCGGAAGAAGGCTCTATAAACGGCCCTTTTACGCCGACGAAAAAGGCCGTTCCGGATATCCGGAACGGCCTTTTTATTTCTGTGGCAGCAGGCCTTATACAGCCGCCGCGGGAGCGTGTTCCATCGGAATTTCAGCGTCGACGCCCAAGCCTTTGGCAATGGCCATGCCCAGGCGGATATCAGCCCGAAACCAGTGGCACAGCTGGCGCTGCGTGATGAGGTCTTTCTTCGGGCCTTCGATGCCGCTCATGGCGCCCACCACGTTGTTGATGAGGTTCTGCTGCGCCTGTTTGTCCAGGAGGCGGAACAGGTTGCCGGCCTGCGTATAGTGGTCATCGTTGCCGGGGCCTTCGTTCCGGTCGTAGCGCGCGGCAAAGCCGTCGAGTTCCTGCGCCGGTTCGCCCTGCGTCTTGTCCTCAACTGGGCCATCGAAGGAGTTGGGGAAGTAGTTGGGGCCGGGGCCGCCATTGTCGCCAAGGGCCATGCGGCCGTCGCGCTGGTAATTGCTGAAGCCGAACGGGCAGGCATTCACAGGCAGGTGCTCGTAGTTGGCTCCCAGGCGGTAACGGTGCGCGTCGGGGTAGCTCAGGATACGGCCCTGCAGCATTTTATCAGGCGAGTAGCCTATGCCGTCTACCACGTGCGCCGGCGCAAAGGCAGCCTGCTCCACGTGTGCGTGGTAGTTTACGGGCACTTCATTCAGCTCCATCACGCCTACCTCCTGCAGCGGAAACTCGCCCTGAGGCCACACTTTGGTTAGGTCGAAGGGGTTCCAGCGGAAGTCACGGGCCTGCTCCTCGGTCATGGTCTGGATGAACATCGTCCAGCGCGGGAAGTTGCCGTTGTCGATGGCGTCTACCAAGTCGTGCTGGGCGAAATCGGCATCCTTGGCCTTCATCAGCTTAGCTTCCTCGTCTGAGAAGTTCTTGATGCCCTGCTGGGTGCGGAAATGGAATTTCACCCACGTCCGCTCGTTGGCAGCATTGATCAGCGAGAAAGTATGTGAGCCATAGCCGTGCATGTGGCGGTAGCCGTAAGGGGTGCCGCGGTCTGACATCAGAATCGTGACTTGGTGCAAGCTCTCCGGATTCAGGCTCCAATAGTCCCACATCATCGTGGGGCTCTTGCGGTTGCTGCGGGCTTCGCGCTTCTGGGTATGAATGAAGTCAGTGAACTTCAGCGGGTCCTTCACGAAGAATACCGGCGTGTTGTTGCCTACCAGGTCCCAGTTGCCGTCTTCGGTGTAGAATTTCAGCGCAAAGCCCCGGGGGTCACGCTCCGTATCGGCCGAGCCTTTCTCGCCACCTACCGTGCTGAAGCGGGCAAACATCTTGCACTCGTTGCCGACTTTGCTGAACAGCTTGGCACGGGTCAGATGAGTGATGTCATGCGTCACGGTGAATTTGCCGTAAGCCCCGCTGCCCTTGGCGTGCACTACCCGCTCCGGAATCCGCTCCCGGTTGAAATGGGCGGATTTCTCATGCAGGAAATAATCCTGGAGCATCAGTGGGCCACGCGGGCCTGCCGACTGAGAGTTCTGGTTGTCGAAGATTGGTCGGCCGGAAGCGGTGGTCAGCTTCTTAGGTTGGGTTGATTCTTCCATTGGAGTGTCGGTTGGAATGAAAAGGCCAGTCGCTTATCCGCTAACGGTGCAGTTAACGGTTGAGCTGATACGAGTCCAAAGGTTGAGCTTAATATCTTATAATGAAAATCGATATTTCTGATACCTATATAGGTTGTAGTGATAAACACGGCACAACGCCCCGCCCATGCTGCATGCAGGCTGAGCGGGGCGTTGTTGCTGAGTGCCAGCAACCCTATTGGCCTTGGGCCCGGAATAAGTAGATAGTGGCTTGGCCCGACTTTTTGCCGGCTTCAGTAGCTACATACAAGTCGCCGCCGGGAGTGAAGGCTAAGCCTTCTGCTTGCGGAAACAAATCGGCGGGTAGGGGTTGGGCGGCCACCAATTGCCCGCGCTGGTCGAGCTCCACGATACCGTTTTGCTTGGCCGACAATACGAAAACATGCTGAGTGAGAGGGTGCACGGCTATGGCCGAAGGAGAGAAGTTTTTGCTGGAATCCTTCTTCTTTCCCTTTTTGCCCGATTTGCCCGACTTCTCAAGTTGGCCTTCCGTGGTTGGCGACGAGGCGTGAATGGCGGCTACATCCAGCACGTAGACAGGCTGGGCTTCGGCTCGGAAAGTGCCGGGCTGCAGACGGTAGATGGCCCGCTGCCCACCCGACAGGCCCGCACCCGGCTCCCCTTTGCAGGCCACTAGCAGGGTTTTGGAAGCCGCGTCGTACGTCAGGCCCTCGGTTTCGTTGGCGAAGCTCAGGCCGGTTTCAAACTCCTCGGTTTTGCCACCGGAGTAGCGGAACAGTTTTCCGTCGCTACGCATAATAAACCAGTCGGAGCCTACTCGGGCCACGTCTTCGTAGTCGCCGCTACCGCCGAAGGGAATGACTCGGTCAACTTTTTTGGTGCTGAGATTATAGTCGTAGAGGTTGCCGGTTTCGTCTTCGATACCGGTAATGTGGGTGGGGCCGGCCAACGCAATACCCGACAGCTCGGCTAGTTCGGCGGGCATAGGGTAGGTGGCGGCGGGCCGGGCAAAATCATAGGCCATAGACGTGCCACGGGCCGGCGGGGCAGACTTTTGACTTGCAGCGTGCACAGGTAGCTCGGGGCCCGACGCGACGGAGTTGGCGGCCGGAACGCTGCACCAAGCAGGCAGCACGAGCAGGGACAACAGCAGGTTTTTCATGGGAATAGGGGCAGAGGTGAAGAACGAATTGAGTTACTGGCTGACAACCTGATGCAGTACCGGAGCCACCGCGCGGCCTTGACACTCGGCCAGTTGCCGACGCGTCTGACGCAGCTCTTCGCTCAGGGCCACCCAGGAGGCATCGTCCTCCTCGTTGGAATCATCGTCATCATCGTTGTCGTCGGGAGCAGAAGTGCTGACCATGCGGGTAGTACCAACGGAGACTGATTGCCTAGGAGCGGCAGGCGCTACCAGCAGGTACACGTTGAGCCCTACTGATAGCAGCAGCGCCACTATCCAGGCCATTACTGGGGGAGAGGCATTCGGAATGGAGTCCATAGGGTGCTTAGCGTAAGTACCCAGCAAAGGACCGGCCCCGACATTAACGTCGTCTGACTACCACATTAAAACAACATGAACGGGCCCGGCTGGCTAGGCGGCGGGCAGCAGCACTGTAACCTGGGTACCCTCCCCCAGACGCGAATGGAGCCGGAGCTGGCCCGTGTGCACCTGAATAATTTTCTGGGTGATGGCCAAGCCCAGACCATAGCCGGGTTTGTCGTGGCCGTTGTGGCCCCGGAAGAGCGGCTCTAGGGCGCGGGCGGCTTCCTCGGGTGGCAGGCCTGGCCCGGTGTCGGCTACGGTGAGGCGCAATGTGTGGCGCGACTCGTAGGCTAGTTCCACGCGCACGGCCTGCTCGGAGTATTTGCAGGCGTTGTCGAGTAGGTTTAATACCGCCGTTTGCAGTAACTGAGCGTTACCGCGCATCCCGAATACTTCTTCCACCGACGCGGGCCAAGCGCCAAAATCGACTTGGATGGTGCGACCAGGGTAGCGCAGCTTGCAGGCGTCCACGGCTTGCAGCACCACGTCATCGAGCGAAACAGGGGAGCGAGCAAAGGAAGTATCGTCGGCTTTAGCCAGGGTCAGCAGGCCGTTGGTCAGGTCAATTATTTTCTGGATTTCCTCCACTGCCGAGTCAATGCTGCGCTTGGCAGCGGGCAGCTCCGTGTCGTAAGCCGAGGCCGTTTCCAAGGTGCCCAGTACGTTGGCCAGTGGGGTGCGCAGCTCGTGGGAGGCGTGCGACAAAAAGCTCCTCTGGTTTTCGAACGCCTGCTCTAAGCCGCTGAGCATCTGGTTAAACGTCATGGCTAACTGAGCAATTTCGTCTCGCTGGTTGCCCTCATCTACCCGCCGTCGCAGGTTGGAAGCCGTGATGCCCTTCACTTCGGCTACCATGCGCTGCAAGGGGCGCAATGAGCGGACGGCAAACAGCCAAGCTGCCCCGATGATGAGCACCAGCGCCCCTAGGTTGCCCCAGAGTAGAATCGAAGTCAGCGTGTCGAACTCTCGCCCCCCGAACTGGTCACGCCCGGCCACGAACACCCGGTACTCGCGCTTGTGGTGGCGGTACAGAATACCCAGCGTTTCGACCTTGCCTTCACGGAATCGGGCTGGCTTCTTACGAGTAATCTGGTCGAAGTACTCTAGGTCGCGGGGCGAGGCGGGCTCGTCTTCCTGAGCCAAGTGAAATACCAGCCGCCGCTGCGCATCATAGATGCTGATCCGCTCATTGTGCATGGTCAGCAGGTCCTTCTTGCGGAAGCCACGCAGTACGTCGGGGTCGAGGTCGAGGCGGTGAATCAGCAGGTTGGCGGTCTGCTCGGCCTTGCCCTCCAGGCGGTGATAAAAGCGCAATTCCCGCGCCCGGGCACTGTAGTAATAGATAAACCCTGTGAGACACAGCTGAATGGCAAACACCAGCACCATGAACCGCAGAATAAGCTTATTGCGAATCAGCATGTATTTAGTGCGCTAATGTGGGTTTACTGTGCTGATATGCTAACTTCTTGCTATTGGTAGTGCGCATCGTGTTGTATTGCCTAGCACATCAGGCCCACTGGAAAAATTATTCTTCCCGCATCACATAGCCCATGCCAACTACGGTGTGGATGAGCTTGGGCTCGAAGCCTTTGTCGAGCTTGCGCCGCAGATGACTGATGTACACATCAATGACGTTGGTGCTGGTGTCGAAGTCCAGTTCCCAGACCCGCTCGGTGATATCGACGCGGGAAATGATTTTGCCCCGGTTCAGCAGCAGGTATTCGAGCAGGGAGTATTCCTTGGCGGTCAGGTCGATGCGCTGGCCGTTGCGGGTCACGGTTTTGCTTTCCAAGTTCAGCTCCAGGTCGGCCATGAGCAGGGTACGCTTCACGGCGGCTTCGGTGGCATTGCGCTTGGTTAGGGCCCGGGCCCGTAGCAGCAGTTCCTGAAACTTGAAGGGCTTGACCAAGTAATCATCCGCTCCGGCCTCGAAGCCGGCGGTTTTGTCATCGAGGCTGTCGAGGGCCGTGAGCATAAGCACGGGCACACGGGCATTGTCGGCCCGGATAAGCTGGCAGAGCGCAAAGCCGTTGATGTGGGGTAGGTTCACATCAAGTACAATCAGGTCGTAGGCATTCTGGCGATACAACGACAGGCCCATTTGCCCGTCGAATGCCACGTCTAGCTCATATCCTTCGTTTTGAAAGCCCTTTTGAATAAACGAAGCCAGCTTGGGCTCATCCTCGACCAGTAATAGTTTCATGCGGCTACAGTGCAGTAATACCCAAACTACGGTTGGGTTGCGGGGTTGTTGTATAAGAAACGCTGATAGATTTTCCGTACAGCATAAGCATCCTTTATTTTCGCGTCATGACTGTACAGCAGCTTGAGTACCTCGTAGCCCTCGATACGCACCGGCAGTTTGTGCTGGCTGCCGAGAAGTGCCACGTCACGCAGCCTACCCTAAGTATGCAGCTACAGAAGCTGGAGGAGGAGCTAGGCGTGCTGCTCTTCGACCGGAACACTAAAGGTGTACGCCCCACCGCAGTAGGCGCCAAAGTGGTGCAGCAGGCTCGCCAGGTATTGCGCGAAGTGCAGCAGTTGCGCGACGTGGTGCAACTAGAGAAGAATGAGTTGGTTGGAGAACTTCGGCTGGGCATCATCCCAACGCTGGCGCCCTACCTGGTGCCCTTGTTTCTGGTAGAGCTGGTGCAGCGCTATCCGCAGCTGCAGGTGCAGGTAGAGGAGTTGCAGTCGGCCCAGATTATGCAGCGCCTCAAGGATAACCAACTGGATGTAGGCCTGCTCGTGACGCCTCTCGACGACCGGCAACTGCACGAAGTTCCGGTGCTGGAAGAGCCCTTTCTTGGCTACATCTCCCAAGACCACTCCTTATACGGCCGCACCACTATCAGCCCGCAGGACATGGGCGAGCCAGGGTTGTGGCTCTTGCAGCAGGGGCACTGTTTCCGGCATCAGGTTCTTAATATCTGCGCGCCCGCTCCGGCGCATACCAACCGGCCCTTCACCTACGAAAGCGGCTCGATAGAAACGCTGAAAGAGCTGGTGCGCCACAACCATGGCTACACGCTGGTGCCGGAGTTGTCGGTG
This genomic window contains:
- a CDS encoding SdiA-regulated domain-containing protein gives rise to the protein MKNLLLSLLVLPAWCSVPAANSVASGPELPVHAASQKSAPPARGTSMAYDFARPAATYPMPAELAELSGIALAGPTHITGIEDETGNLYDYNLSTKKVDRVIPFGGSGDYEDVARVGSDWFIMRSDGKLFRYSGGKTEEFETGLSFANETEGLTYDAASKTLLVACKGEPGAGLSGGQRAIYRLQPGTFRAEAQPVYVLDVAAIHASSPTTEGQLEKSGKSGKKGKKKDSSKNFSPSAIAVHPLTQHVFVLSAKQNGIVELDQRGQLVAAQPLPADLFPQAEGLAFTPGGDLYVATEAGKKSGQATIYLFRAQGQ
- a CDS encoding M16 family metallopeptidase; translation: MKTLYYGLLSAALLTAGPVAEAQKAPAKTPAKKPATSAAAAAPTTPKETPPPGGTPRDFTLPAKEEFTLSNGLKAQLVPYGEVPKVTMMVAIQAGNVHEAANEVGAADLLARLLREGTPTLSATQLADKIARMGGSLDISAGADQTNLWASCLSEYAPELAAVLADVVQHSTLPESELPRIKADFKRQMNLARAQPGTQARQKFSAALYGSHPYGRPLPTDAEIDALTMAQVKAFYQNQYGAQRTAIFVAGKFDKVALRDAITKAWAEMPQGPAPRIEVAKSQIRPDVTTLDRPGAPQSTIVIGMPVVDPSHPDYMRVRVMNSLLGGSFGSRITRNIREDKGYTYSPYSYLETHYRTGNWSQNADVTTQETGNSLKEIMYEIERLQKTPPTAEELKGIQNYESGLFVLRNSTPSGIIGQLNSLNLHGLPDSYLTEQVKNINAVTPQQVSETARKYVRPEAMTIVVVGDKKIIDPQIKKFQASRKKAL
- a CDS encoding response regulator transcription factor, with amino-acid sequence MKLLLVEDEPKLASFIQKGFQNEGYELDVAFDGQMGLSLYRQNAYDLIVLDVNLPHINGFALCQLIRADNARVPVLMLTALDSLDDKTAGFEAGADDYLVKPFKFQELLLRARALTKRNATEAAVKRTLLMADLELNLESKTVTRNGQRIDLTAKEYSLLEYLLLNRGKIISRVDITERVWELDFDTSTNVIDVYISHLRRKLDKGFEPKLIHTVVGMGYVMREE
- a CDS encoding catalase, whose product is MEESTQPKKLTTASGRPIFDNQNSQSAGPRGPLMLQDYFLHEKSAHFNRERIPERVVHAKGSGAYGKFTVTHDITHLTRAKLFSKVGNECKMFARFSTVGGEKGSADTERDPRGFALKFYTEDGNWDLVGNNTPVFFVKDPLKFTDFIHTQKREARSNRKSPTMMWDYWSLNPESLHQVTILMSDRGTPYGYRHMHGYGSHTFSLINAANERTWVKFHFRTQQGIKNFSDEEAKLMKAKDADFAQHDLVDAIDNGNFPRWTMFIQTMTEEQARDFRWNPFDLTKVWPQGEFPLQEVGVMELNEVPVNYHAHVEQAAFAPAHVVDGIGYSPDKMLQGRILSYPDAHRYRLGANYEHLPVNACPFGFSNYQRDGRMALGDNGGPGPNYFPNSFDGPVEDKTQGEPAQELDGFAARYDRNEGPGNDDHYTQAGNLFRLLDKQAQQNLINNVVGAMSGIEGPKKDLITQRQLCHWFRADIRLGMAIAKGLGVDAEIPMEHAPAAAV
- a CDS encoding sensor histidine kinase; this encodes MLIRNKLILRFMVLVFAIQLCLTGFIYYYSARARELRFYHRLEGKAEQTANLLIHRLDLDPDVLRGFRKKDLLTMHNERISIYDAQRRLVFHLAQEDEPASPRDLEYFDQITRKKPARFREGKVETLGILYRHHKREYRVFVAGRDQFGGREFDTLTSILLWGNLGALVLIIGAAWLFAVRSLRPLQRMVAEVKGITASNLRRRVDEGNQRDEIAQLAMTFNQMLSGLEQAFENQRSFLSHASHELRTPLANVLGTLETASAYDTELPAAKRSIDSAVEEIQKIIDLTNGLLTLAKADDTSFARSPVSLDDVVLQAVDACKLRYPGRTIQVDFGAWPASVEEVFGMRGNAQLLQTAVLNLLDNACKYSEQAVRVELAYESRHTLRLTVADTGPGLPPEEAARALEPLFRGHNGHDKPGYGLGLAITQKIIQVHTGQLRLHSRLGEGTQVTVLLPAA
- a CDS encoding LysR substrate-binding domain-containing protein encodes the protein MTVQQLEYLVALDTHRQFVLAAEKCHVTQPTLSMQLQKLEEELGVLLFDRNTKGVRPTAVGAKVVQQARQVLREVQQLRDVVQLEKNELVGELRLGIIPTLAPYLVPLFLVELVQRYPQLQVQVEELQSAQIMQRLKDNQLDVGLLVTPLDDRQLHEVPVLEEPFLGYISQDHSLYGRTTISPQDMGEPGLWLLQQGHCFRHQVLNICAPAPAHTNRPFTYESGSIETLKELVRHNHGYTLVPELSVLQELDNPMVKRFSAPEPVREVSLVVHQGFVRLPLLHTLRDSILRKVPERLWAGKAGQKIRWR